ATCGCCACCGCGTACAGCGGATTGGGGGCGATGACGATGGGCATGCCCGTCTCGTGCTCGAGCCGGGCGTCGATGCCGTTGAGCAGCGCGCCGCCTCCGGCGAGGACGATGCCCTGTTCCATGATGTCGGCAGCCAGCTCCGGCGGGGTCTTGTCGAGGGTGACCTTGACCGCGTCGACGATCGCCGATACGGGCTCCTCGAGGGCGTCGCGGATCTCCTCGGTCGAGGTGACGATGGTCTTCGGGAGCCCGGTCAGCAGGTCACGGCCGCGGATCTCGGCGTGGAGCTCCTGCTCGAGCGGCCAGGCGGAGCCCAGTGCCATCTTCACCTCTTCGGCCGTGCGCTCGCCCACCGCCAGGCTGTACTCCTTCTTGATGAAGTTGATGATGGCCTCGTCGAGCTCATCGCCGCCCACGCGGATCGACTGGCTGGTCACCACCCCACCGAGGGAGATCACTGCGACCTCGGTGGTGCCGCCCCCGATGTCGACGATCATGTTGCCGGTCGGCTCCTGGACAGGCAGACCCGAGCCGATCGCGGCGGCCATTGGCTCTTCGATGATGTAGGCAGGCTTGCGGGCGCCGGCGAACTCCGCAGCCTCCTGCACCGCACGCTGCTCGACCGGCGTGATGCCAGAAGGCACCGCGATCACCATGCGGGGCTTGGCCCACTTGGAGCGGTGCACCTTCTGGATGAAGTAGCGCAGCATCTTCTCGCAGTAGTCGAAATCCGCGATGACGCCGTCCTTCAGCGGGCGGATGGCCCGGATGTGGGCAGGGGTGCGACCGATCATGCGCTTGGCCTCGGCTCCCACCGCCACCGGCCGACCGTCGTTCACGTTGACCGCGACGACAGACGGCTCGTTCAGGACGATGCCTTCCCCGCGTACGTAGATCAGCGTGTTGGCCGTACCGAGGTCGACGGCCATGTCGCGACCCACGAAGGATGACAGCGACGACAGGACTTGTGCGGCCATTGGTTCCGCTCTGGCTCCGGGAAGAGGCGGGCGAGGTGTGATCGCAGGCTAGGCCAGATTGCCCACCGTTGCCCGGTGGGCCCCGGGCCCTTCTCAACTTGTCAGCCTACCCCTCTGTAACGTGATCGCAACAGTGTCGCCGCCCGGGCCGGGAAGGCCGCACGCCGTGGGGTATCCGGTGGCGGAGGCCCGGCTCGCCTGGATCAGCCCAGCCCAGGGAACCAGATGCCGATCTCACGGGCTGCGGACTCGGCCGAGTCCGACCCGTGGATGAGGTTCTCGGTGAACAGGATCCCGAGATCGCCCCGGATGGTGCCGGGCGCAGCTTCGCGGGGGTTCGTGGCCCCCATCATCGTGCGCACCACCTGCCAGGTGTCCTCCGGACCCTCGACGACCATCACCACGGCCGGGCTGCGGGTGATGAACTCGATCAGCTCACCGTAGAAGGGCTTCTCCGCATGCTCGGCGTAGTGACGGGCAGCGGTCTCCTCGTCGACCTGGCGCAGCTCCATGGCCACGATCTTCAGGTTCCGTCGCTCGAAGCGGCTGATGATCTCACCGACGAGACCACGCTCGACGGCGTCGGGCTTGCAGATGACGAGGGTGCGATCCATGAGCGCAGCAGGCTAGGCGTACGCCGGCCGGCCGGTCGAACCGCCCTTCCCCAGGCCACCCCACCCCAGCCCCGACGCCACCCCACCCCAGCCCCGACGCCACCCCACCCCAGCCGCGCAACCGGCCTGTCGAACGCGTGCCTCAGCACGCGTTTGACAGGCCGAAACGCAACAGGGGCGGACGACCCCGACCCCAACCCGGCCGCCACCTCGCAACCGGCAGGTCGAACGCGTGCCGCAGCACGCGTTCGACCTGCCAGAACGCGATCCCGAAAAGCGTGGGGTCGAGCGGGCGGGGTCAGCGGGTGAGGTGGGCTCGGGCCGCACCGGCCACGTAGATCGAGCCCGTCACCAGGACCACATCGTCCTCGCTGGCGATCGCGAGCGCACGGCTCACCGCCGCCTCGACGCCGGCCACGACCTCCACGTCGAGACCAGCGAAACGCTCCCGTGCAACCTCCGCGATGACCTCGGCGGGCACCGCCCGAGGCGAGGGCGCCGTGCACGCGATCAGCACGTCCGCTCGCCCGGCGTCGAGCGCCTCGAGCATCGCCCCGACGTCACGCTCCGCCAGCATGCCGACCACGAGGATGCGCCGGCCACCGACGTCGAACTCGTCGTTCATGGTGTCGGCGAGCGCGGAGGCGCCGTCGGGGTTGTGGGCGCCATCGACGATCACCAGCGGGAGGTGGCCCAGCACCTCGAAGCGGCCGGGCGCCCTCAGCCCCGCGAACGCGGCCCGCACCACCTCTGCATCGAGCGCCCGAGCGAAGAACGCCTCGGCGGCCGTCACCGCCAGCGCGGCGTTGTCGGCCTGGTGCCGGCCGTGCAGGGGTACGAACACGTCCTCGATGACCCCACCCGGGGTGCGGAGGTCGAGCAAGCGGCCACCGACCGCCACCCGGTCCTGCTCGACGTCGAAGTCCTCGCCCCGGACCCAGGTCCCTACGTGCGGCTCGCGCTCGAAGATCTCCCGCAGCTCCGGTTCGGTCTCGCCCAGCACAAGGAACGACCCCGGCTTGATGATGCCGGCCTTCTCGGACGCGATCGCGGCCCGCCAATCCCCCACCCCGTCGGTGTGGTCGAAGCCGATGTTGGTGATCACCGCCACGTCGGCGTCGACGACGTTGGTCGCATCGAAGCGCCCGAGCAACCCCACCTCCACCACCGCGACGTCGATTGCGCTGTGGGCGAACCACGAGAGTGCCGCCGCGGTGAGCAACTCGAAGTACGACGGCGTGACCCCCGCCAGCGGCTCGAGCTCGGCGATGTCGGTGATCAGTGCGGCGAAGTCGTGGTCGGAGATCGGCTCCAGGTTCCACATCAGCCGTTCGTTGATGCGCTCGAGGTGCGGGCTGCTGTAGGTACCGACCGACAACCCGTGCTCCACCAGCAGCGCCGAGACCATCCGCGCCACCGAGCCCTTGCCGTTGGTGCCTGTCACGTGCACGACCTTGAACGCCCGCTGCGGGTCGCCGAGCACACCGGCCAGCCGCCTGATGGGTTCGAGCGACAGCCCCTCCACGTGGCCGGCCGTCGCCTCGCGGTTGATGTGGCGATCGAGGTAGTCGAGCGCGCCGGCGTAGTCCACCCGCTGCTCGGTGATCAGGATGCCGCTCGCCGTGGCCGGGCCTGGGCGGTCTGCCCGCTGGCACGCGGCACCAGCGTCGGGTTCACCTTCTCGAGTACGACCCCCTGGTCGATGACCACCTTCCCGACATCCGTGCGGCTCGGGAGGTC
This genomic window from Rhabdothermincola sediminis contains:
- the ndk gene encoding nucleoside-diphosphate kinase translates to MDRTLVICKPDAVERGLVGEIISRFERRNLKIVAMELRQVDEETAARHYAEHAEKPFYGELIEFITRSPAVVMVVEGPEDTWQVVRTMMGATNPREAAPGTIRGDLGILFTENLIHGSDSAESAAREIGIWFPGLG
- a CDS encoding bifunctional folylpolyglutamate synthase/dihydrofolate synthase, with translation MDYAGALDYLDRHINREATAGHVEGLSLEPIRRLAGVLGDPQRAFKVVHVTGTNGKGSVARMVSALLVEHGLSVGTYSSPHLERINERLMWNLEPISDHDFAALITDIAELEPLAGVTPSYFELLTAAALSWFAHSAIDVAVVEVGLLGRFDATNVVDADVAVITNIGFDHTDGVGDWRAAIASEKAGIIKPGSFLVLGETEPELREIFEREPHVGTWVRGEDFDVEQDRVAVGGRLLDLRTPGGVIEDVFVPLHGRHQADNAALAVTAAEAFFARALDAEVVRAAFAGLRAPGRFEVLGHLPLVIVDGAHNPDGASALADTMNDEFDVGGRRILVVGMLAERDVGAMLEALDAGRADVLIACTAPSPRAVPAEVIAEVARERFAGLDVEVVAGVEAAVSRALAIASEDDVVLVTGSIYVAGAARAHLTR
- a CDS encoding rod shape-determining protein; protein product: MSSLSSFVGRDMAVDLGTANTLIYVRGEGIVLNEPSVVAVNVNDGRPVAVGAEAKRMIGRTPAHIRAIRPLKDGVIADFDYCEKMLRYFIQKVHRSKWAKPRMVIAVPSGITPVEQRAVQEAAEFAGARKPAYIIEEPMAAAIGSGLPVQEPTGNMIVDIGGGTTEVAVISLGGVVTSQSIRVGGDELDEAIINFIKKEYSLAVGERTAEEVKMALGSAWPLEQELHAEIRGRDLLTGLPKTIVTSTEEIRDALEEPVSAIVDAVKVTLDKTPPELAADIMEQGIVLAGGGALLNGIDARLEHETGMPIVIAPNPLYAVAIGSGQSLEEFEALKGVLFSANVSG